The sequence below is a genomic window from Plasmodium gaboni strain SY75 chromosome 7, whole genome shotgun sequence.
tcacattattatatatatatgtatatatattacaaaagATGTGTTTATTTTAGTTTTCTATATAAAatggtatatatatatatgttgttattaaatttatatattaaaatggttgtaatcataatatattattaaagaattgttctaaatatttctgattataaaattattaatgtgtgtataaaataaagaaacaaaataaacatatataaaataaaaggataaaaaaaaacaaatttaTTAAGTATATCaacattttaaattatatatatatgtatatatattacaaaagATGTGTTTATTTTAGTTTtctatataaaatgttatatatgttattattaaatttatatattaaaatggttgtaattataatatattattaaagaattgttctaaatatttctgattataaaattattaacgtgtgtataaaataaagaaacaaaataaacatatataaaataaaaggataaaaaaaaacaaatttaTTAAGTATATCaacattttaaattattattaacgtgtgtataaaataaagaaacaaaataaacatatataaaataaaaggataaaaaaaaacaaatttaTTAAGTATATCaacattttaaattaaataaattatataaatatatgtgtaattttatagaacggtatactttttttttccatttattttttattttattttatttatttatttatttatttatttttgaatcgttataatttttacataaaaaaaaaaataaaaaattacaaGTATCACTAAGcaaatatttaaaattttttttttgatatatataattttataatttatatagcctttttcaattttttctttttttttttttttttttttatatttgccttttaatatatataaatgtttaaataaaaaataaatgagaaaatgaataaaatgttatgaatataaatatatattttttgtaaatatataatttatttaacCCCTTTGTTTTTTgtgtttattttttttttgtcattTAAAAGTGTACACCAAAaagtatttatatattctacATGTAATctttaaattaaaaatggtattataaatatagtattttgtaaaatataatataatatttataataattacccaaaaaaaaaaaaaaaaaaaaattatatgtaataaaataaataaatgaaaaaaaaatatatttgttatattatcttcatttatataataatatccATTAAAGAATAAtcttattttctttttaaaaaaatacaattttaaaacttcttttataatctcaattaaaaaaaatattaaaacTATATAAAGAGATActcacaaaaaaaaaagcaaacatataattattattgtaCCTTATTttacaataaataaaaaattgtgaaaagaaatattttttgacgtgattatattttgtatttttttttttttttttatataagacgaatttaaattttactatattaatgaaaccaaaaaaaaacaaaaaaacaaaaaaaaaaaggagaaaaattaaaaattaaaaattaaaaatattttatatatacataataaaatatatatataatatatatatttttaaagtaaaaaaaaataataaatataaagacCATATAAGGTTCACGTAccaattttttttttttgatattttattatttttaaaagtatatataaaaaattatgtgaatatataaatatttaatgatgttacgttttatatatataaaatattatatattatatatatatatatatattatatacatatatatattaatattatataatattattatatataaaatataatttatttataaagaTTTAGTAGAGAACctacaaaaaatatataacatatattaataattttaaaaataacgtattttaaatttaataaattttttataaaaacacTGCAaatagaatatattttttttctttttttaaaatagATTTGGTTTATgcctttttttttttttttttacatatataaaaaaaaaaaaataataataaataacTTTAAGAATATGAATTGAATGTTATAAGaatgaatataatttttatttataggaaatatattttatatgtattttttttttttttatatatatttttttaaaaagttttgaaaataatctatataaaagaaaatattgaaatatataatatatataatataaatgtagATATTTCttgattatatatatatatatatatatatataatatatgtgGTAGAAGGAAACTGtaggaaaaaaatttttaaaaagaaagtataaatgaagaaatatatgaaatattatgaaagaccttatatatatatatattgatatataataatacattcTTATATACcataatttattatatttttcataatatatatatatgtacatatttcattatatgattaaagaaatcatttaattattatgattgTATAGTTATGTTTAGATTTTgttgatttatttttaataatatttggttatttcatttatatttgttgTTGCATTTTCTTATCCATTCttttcataattttataatataatgtaatGTATTAATACCCGGATTTGTTATATGTATTCCTATCCCCCAACTGTGTTCTGTAAAATTCCcgtattatttataaattaataattaatattaggttttgttgtatatatatgtatatatattatttataaattgAAATTGTGTAtgtttaaaatatatatagataaatatatacattgatatatacatatatatatatatatatatatatatagatacATAAGATATCATTTAGATTCCCTTATTGTTAAGTGTATTTATGAGAACCATTCCATAACAGAAATAGTTATATGGACAAGAagtatttttatattagtttaaatattaatattcttttataatatattatagtaatataaaatagaaCATGCTTTTTTTTAAGGATCCccaatttttattatcaaaaaaatcAATACGTTTGAATAATGTCgtaaataataagaaatCATCGATTAATTCATTCAATCATAAGGAATTTAAGAAATATGAAAGCAGAAaatttgtaatattattgtcACCTGTATATTCTGCTTTGTCTGTTCTTATAATTATTGTATACATCGTATTACTAGTaagttatatattaaaaatataaatatgcatgaattgttattatataatatatatatattaagatAATTGCggtgtatatatttatgtatatatatatatatatgtgtgtgtgcatatatttttactttttattttttttatagaatatattttcacAGGAGTATGCTATAACTAAAGGATTTCCAATAAACAACAGATATTTGAGGAATTTGGGAGAAAAATTTGAAGAAGGTGGTATAAATTTTATCGACCTACATAATACATTTGCGCCCACAAAAACATCAAGTTCGAGTAGCTATAATACTGAAGCTCCAGAGAGAAAAGAAAATCCCAAAGTACCATCTGGATCTTTTTCGTATAGACCAGAAAAAAAACACGATAGTTTTGAAAATGAAGGTTATTATAGAGCATCATCAGGATCACTTTTTAATTCACCTGAGAATTTCCAAGGAGGTTATAAAAATGAGGAGAATCCTAGAGGACCATCAGGATCAATTTTCAGTTCGCCTGATAATTTTCAAGGATCTCTTAAAACTAAGGAAAATTTTGGAGTACTATCGGGATCATTTTCTTATACATCTGAGAATATTCAAGGAGCTCGTAAAACTGAGGAAGGTTCTAGAATATCATCAGGATCATTTATCATTAGACCTGAAAATATTCAAGGAACTActaaaaatgaagaaagTTTTAGAATATCATCGGgatcattttttaattcacCTCAAAATATTCAAGGAACTcttaaaaatgaagaaaatcCTAGAATGCCATCAGGAACATTTTTCGTCGGAACTGAAAATATACAAGGAGTTCATAAAACTGAGGAGAATAATAGAATACCACCAAAATCACTTCTTAATACATCTGAGAATTTTCAAGGAATTGGTAaagatgatgaaaataCTAGAGCATCATCAAGATCACATTTCAGTAGACCAGAAAATTTTCAAGGAACTAGTAAAACTGAGAAAAATTTTACAGTAGGTTCTGGAATAACgtttaataattttacaaatattaaGGGAAATCTCAATGGAAATGAAATGGATCCTTGGGAGCAACAAGGATTATTTTATAGTGAAAATTTTAGTAATCAACAGGATGCAAAAAAAAACGATGTAAATCCTAAAATGCCAAAAGgaacattttttaataatcCTGAAAATTTTAGAGgaacacaaaaaaaagaacaagACACTAATAAATCACACGGGTTGtttaataatgattattACAATTCTAGTGGAACTAAAAAAAcagaagaaaataatagaTATACCTCAGgatcattttttaatggAAATGATAATTATCAAACATCCTATAAAACTGAAGAAAATCTTCAAATGCCAAAGGGTTCATTTTTTAGTGGTCCTGAAAATTATAGGGAAACagataagaaaaata
It includes:
- a CDS encoding EMP1-trafficking protein, with amino-acid sequence MLFFKDPQFLLSKKSIRLNNVVNNKKSSINSFNHKEFKKYESRKFVILLSPVYSALSVLIIIVYIVLLNIFSQEYAITKGFPINNRYLRNLGEKFEEGGINFIDLHNTFAPTKTSSSSSYNTEAPERKENPKVPSGSFSYRPEKKHDSFENEGYYRASSGSLFNSPENFQGGYKNEENPRGPSGSIFSSPDNFQGSLKTKENFGVLSGSFSYTSENIQGARKTEEGSRISSGSFIIRPENIQGTTKNEESFRISSGSFFNSPQNIQGTLKNEENPRMPSGTFFVGTENIQGVHKTEENNRIPPKSLLNTSENFQGIGKDDENTRASSRSHFSRPENFQGTSKTEKNFTVGSGITFNNFTNIKGNLNGNEMDPWEQQGLFYSENFSNQQDAKKNDVNPKMPKGTFFNNPENFRGTQKKEQDTNKSHGLFNNDYYNSSGTKKTEENNRYTSGSFFNGNDNYQTSYKTEENLQMPKGSFFSGPENYRETDKKNNNLRTTSGSNSNRNENYLGTLDSKYYPHMQEEPFYSGQDNYRGKPNSDEYSGKQSDVYNNNNYKGGNGKNVREEYPRKQTGSFYDPEKFHGLNEIDNFSTTSLGVDYNDPQNYKGHSHNVYNYEEFNEWDYRNHNPYDGNYDVYQGSDTIETNYYVPNDYNGKKQRNEDQDYLSESMYYGNTDSKGNNITKEDEELLKSFYNSLNHNKEFKKKEEKPSKPRDQTNTKRSAQQKSKESKISDVRKKFFDLNNEITEENLTEMVRSLDNIPTINDILHIWWQLREVERHKFAMMQYRLMKYIGHLTNTYDLNEDFAKDLWVAYSKYITTKLEKKENFYNKVFYSFIKRDAVTRHALECFLSDCIKSFHQYIIYLNKKCQDRIAVEVIERVNSRKVPLSITMGE